One genomic region from Reichenbachiella ulvae encodes:
- a CDS encoding anti-sigma factor family protein has translation MENKNDELLIIDYLYGEMSKEEKLRFEERLQSDQELRNHLDQMSTTSDHLQQVMEEEVVIPPFLIHETRSEDRIGFWHSSAVRWTGSVAAAGLILLVAAFALDLRVTQNEGGVLLSFGEVKTTRDDVSRDEVQQWISEAVDEQNQRTKEELASLESSVMDRVDSSEQNQKLALNKAMKKQKANNDEMLKLYVAQLNDGNKKMIENFFLVSNKTQKEYMNKVLADYNEFYQNQRAYDLEMIQSNLGMMENNYSTRQMEQENLLANLYDLVKTQSK, from the coding sequence ATGGAAAATAAGAATGATGAACTGTTGATCATCGACTATCTGTATGGTGAGATGAGCAAAGAAGAAAAGCTAAGGTTCGAGGAGCGTCTGCAATCCGATCAGGAGTTGAGAAATCATCTAGATCAAATGTCGACTACTTCTGATCACCTGCAGCAGGTGATGGAGGAAGAAGTAGTGATTCCACCTTTCCTGATACATGAAACAAGAAGTGAGGACAGAATAGGCTTTTGGCATTCATCGGCTGTTCGCTGGACTGGATCTGTAGCGGCTGCTGGATTGATTTTACTGGTTGCGGCATTTGCTCTTGATCTAAGAGTGACTCAGAATGAAGGGGGCGTATTACTCAGCTTTGGAGAGGTGAAAACTACCAGAGATGATGTGTCCAGAGATGAAGTACAACAATGGATATCTGAGGCGGTGGACGAACAGAACCAAAGAACGAAAGAAGAATTGGCTTCACTTGAATCCTCTGTTATGGATCGAGTGGACAGCAGTGAGCAAAATCAAAAGTTAGCCCTGAACAAAGCCATGAAAAAGCAAAAGGCCAACAATGATGAGATGCTGAAACTATATGTTGCACAGCTGAATGATGGAAATAAAAAGATGATTGAAAACTTCTTTTTGGTATCTAATAAGACCCAAAAAGAATATATGAACAAGGTACTGGCGGATTACAATGAGTTCTATCAAAATCAAAGAGCTTATGACCTGGAGATGATCCAGTCTAACCTCGGAATGATGGAGAATAACTACAGTACCCGTCAGATGGAGCAGGAAAACTTGCTAGCCAACCTCTACGATTTAGTCAAAACTCAAAGTAAATAA
- a CDS encoding RNA polymerase sigma factor, translating into MSLPDLDMDRSESVLVRARLGDKLAFNSLVSIWYKRIYNFSYKYFVDHDLASEAAQRTFIKVYDSLEQLVDNAKFKSWLYIIALNICREEGRKKSRVTKMFVVEEEGQEYTKGEHVEPADKGYEQKELSNMVIEALDMLGEEQKEVILMKEYEGLKFREIAEVLGVSENTVKSRLYYGLNNMKKLLEKNRAFKESYDYGK; encoded by the coding sequence ATGAGCTTACCTGACCTGGATATGGATCGATCAGAAAGTGTGCTAGTCCGCGCAAGGTTGGGGGACAAGCTGGCCTTCAACTCACTTGTATCTATTTGGTACAAAAGGATTTATAATTTTTCATACAAGTACTTTGTAGATCATGATCTGGCCAGTGAGGCAGCGCAAAGGACTTTTATCAAGGTGTATGATAGTCTGGAGCAATTGGTGGACAATGCCAAATTTAAATCCTGGCTATACATCATAGCACTTAACATCTGCAGAGAAGAGGGCAGGAAGAAAAGTAGAGTAACCAAGATGTTTGTGGTCGAAGAGGAGGGGCAGGAGTACACAAAAGGTGAACATGTCGAACCTGCTGACAAAGGCTATGAGCAGAAGGAGTTGTCCAATATGGTAATCGAAGCGCTGGACATGCTGGGAGAGGAGCAAAAAGAAGTGATCCTGATGAAGGAATACGAGGGGTTGAAGTTTAGGGAAATAGCTGAGGTACTGGGAGTGTCAGAGAATACAGTTAAGTCAAGACTCTATTATGGCTTGAATAACATGAAGAAATTATTAGAAAAGAATCGCGCATTTAAAGAATCATACGACTATGGAAAATAA
- a CDS encoding BLUF domain-containing protein, with protein MREKLQQELAKIIRHADVKLLKILYASAKVYLEETKKEEENSQLHRMVYTSSRAPNCNEEAIEQILEASRRNNKPLGITGLLVHTEMRFLQILEGSKNTVLDVYNRIQEDPRHRDSEIKYFEPVDERYFSDWHMGSKNIEKDSLEFDTQIAAEENEIYQAMLEGDRSAYKDESMKALKTFMILT; from the coding sequence ATGAGAGAAAAATTACAGCAGGAATTAGCTAAAATAATAAGACATGCGGACGTCAAGTTACTGAAAATATTGTACGCTTCTGCCAAGGTCTATCTGGAGGAAACCAAAAAGGAAGAAGAAAACAGCCAACTACACCGCATGGTCTATACCAGCTCAAGAGCGCCAAATTGTAATGAAGAAGCCATTGAACAAATACTGGAAGCTTCAAGAAGAAACAACAAACCTTTGGGCATCACGGGCCTATTGGTACATACTGAAATGCGCTTTCTTCAAATACTAGAAGGAAGTAAAAACACAGTTTTGGATGTTTACAATAGAATCCAGGAAGACCCCAGACATAGAGATTCTGAAATCAAATATTTTGAACCTGTAGACGAGCGCTATTTTTCAGACTGGCACATGGGATCCAAAAACATCGAAAAGGACAGCTTAGAATTTGACACGCAGATTGCCGCTGAAGAAAACGAAATTTATCAGGCCATGCTGGAGGGAGATAGAA